The Thalassotalea nanhaiensis genome has a window encoding:
- a CDS encoding nitroreductase: MPSTVIKQLLKQRHSVRGFLNKEVTPELLEEIFSLAQHAVSNCNTQPWKTFVASANVKDNLKQNLIDTVMTGTKPDSDFQYYSDFKGEHQVRQIECAKALYNAMGVERGNKAERKQALLRNYEFFGAPHVAIICMPKSFEINNALDIGIYLQSLMLIMESFGIGSCAQGALSFYPQIIKDTLNIPESMGVLVGLSFGYEDKSQLANNARTSRAMLSDSVTFLS, translated from the coding sequence ATGCCATCTACCGTTATTAAACAACTGTTGAAGCAACGCCATTCTGTGCGTGGTTTTCTGAACAAAGAAGTTACGCCAGAGCTCTTAGAAGAAATTTTTAGCCTCGCCCAGCACGCTGTATCTAATTGCAATACGCAACCTTGGAAAACGTTCGTTGCTTCAGCAAATGTTAAAGATAATTTAAAACAAAACTTAATTGATACGGTGATGACTGGTACAAAACCAGACAGTGATTTCCAGTATTATTCTGACTTTAAAGGCGAGCATCAAGTCAGGCAAATAGAGTGTGCGAAAGCACTTTATAATGCCATGGGAGTTGAACGTGGGAATAAAGCCGAACGTAAACAAGCATTACTGAGAAATTATGAGTTTTTTGGCGCACCACATGTAGCGATTATTTGCATGCCAAAGTCATTTGAAATTAACAACGCTTTGGATATTGGCATCTATCTACAGTCACTCATGTTAATCATGGAATCCTTTGGTATTGGTAGTTGTGCTCAAGGAGCTTTAAGTTTTTATCCTCAAATCATTAAAGATACCTTAAACATCCCAGAATCTATGGGGGTTTTGGTCGGCCTGTCGTTTGGTTATGAAGATAAAAGCCAACTTGCAAATAATGCTCGAACAAGTAGGGCGATGCTTTCAGACAGCGTTACGTTCTTATCTTGA
- a CDS encoding acyl-CoA dehydrogenase family protein translates to MKRYNFDEDHNMFRDSFRAFLQQEVVPHREEWREAGIVPREVYLKAGEMGFLIPQAPESLGGLAIDDFRFQQIISEEIGLCGETGFMPQLHSTIVAPYIMNNGSDFLKEKYIPKAITGEYILGVAMTEPDAGSDLAGMRATAVDNGDHYVLNGNKTYISNGICGDVFVVAARTDPTVPHAISLFVVEANWEGFKRGAHLKKMGMKSQDTAELFFDNVKVPKENLIGVEGQGFKYLMGGLAEERLICAIWNVGTAEYAFNLTKEFVQDRKVFGKPLSAMQNTQFKMAELRARLDMAIAYTDTLVANTNRGDHDSIGASQAKLLTSELLCDVADEGVQLHGGAGYMEEYPISQVFADARITRIFAGTSEIMKLIIARAIFSE, encoded by the coding sequence ATGAAACGTTATAATTTTGATGAAGATCACAATATGTTTAGGGATTCTTTTCGTGCTTTTCTTCAACAAGAGGTTGTTCCTCATAGAGAAGAGTGGCGCGAAGCAGGTATAGTTCCGCGCGAAGTTTACTTAAAAGCTGGCGAAATGGGCTTTTTGATCCCACAGGCACCAGAATCACTTGGTGGTTTAGCCATTGATGATTTTCGTTTTCAACAAATTATTTCCGAAGAAATAGGGCTTTGTGGCGAAACGGGCTTTATGCCGCAACTGCACAGTACGATTGTTGCGCCTTATATTATGAATAACGGTAGTGATTTCTTAAAAGAAAAATACATTCCAAAAGCAATCACTGGTGAATACATCCTAGGTGTAGCGATGACTGAGCCTGATGCTGGCTCAGATTTAGCTGGTATGCGAGCTACAGCTGTTGATAATGGCGATCATTACGTACTTAACGGTAATAAAACCTATATTTCAAATGGTATTTGTGGTGATGTGTTTGTTGTTGCAGCCCGAACCGATCCAACTGTCCCGCATGCTATAAGCTTGTTTGTTGTAGAAGCAAACTGGGAAGGATTTAAACGTGGTGCCCACCTTAAAAAAATGGGAATGAAGTCACAAGATACTGCTGAGTTGTTCTTTGACAACGTAAAAGTGCCAAAAGAAAATCTTATTGGTGTTGAAGGCCAAGGGTTTAAGTATTTAATGGGCGGTTTAGCTGAAGAACGTCTTATTTGCGCTATCTGGAATGTAGGTACTGCTGAGTACGCGTTTAATTTGACCAAAGAATTTGTGCAAGATCGTAAAGTATTTGGTAAGCCATTATCTGCAATGCAAAACACTCAATTTAAAATGGCTGAATTACGTGCTCGTCTTGATATGGCAATTGCTTATACAGATACCCTGGTAGCCAATACCAACCGTGGTGATCATGACAGTATAGGTGCCTCGCAAGCAAAACTATTAACCAGTGAACTGTTATGCGATGTTGCCGATGAAGGTGTTCAGTTACACGGTGGAGCAGGCTATATGGAAGAATATCCAATTTCTCAAGTGTTTGCCGATGCTCGTATTACACGAATTTTTGCTGGAACCTCTGAAATTATGAAATTGATCATTGCCAGAGCAATTTTTAGCGAATAA
- a CDS encoding MaoC family dehydratase yields MTNITVGTVLPELALPPISRFTLALYAGASGDHNPIHIDSDFAKKAGMPDVFAHGMLSMAYLGRLLTNWQPQSQLRKFSNKFAAITQLKDVITCSGEVVELITHNDEQCARVAIQACKQDGTQTLIGEAIVAL; encoded by the coding sequence ATGACGAATATTACAGTAGGTACTGTGTTACCTGAACTAGCTTTACCACCAATTAGCCGTTTTACTCTTGCTTTATATGCAGGCGCTTCAGGCGATCATAACCCGATTCATATCGATAGTGATTTTGCTAAAAAAGCGGGAATGCCAGATGTTTTTGCTCACGGTATGTTATCAATGGCGTATTTAGGTCGTTTATTAACTAACTGGCAACCACAGTCGCAATTACGCAAGTTTAGTAATAAGTTTGCTGCTATCACTCAATTAAAAGATGTGATCACCTGTTCTGGTGAAGTTGTTGAGCTAATCACTCATAACGATGAGCAATGTGCTCGTGTAGCAATTCAAGCGTGTAAGCAAGATGGTACACAAACTTTAATCGGCGAAGCGATTGTAGCTTTATAA
- a CDS encoding MaoC family dehydratase N-terminal domain-containing protein, whose translation MLDKTKIGHQFESFKVDVEKGRLKFFAKSIGETNPIYIDEEAAIAAGYKSLPAPPTFPFSLDMEGPELLPVIGLLNLDIGRVLHGTQEFNYFGQIHAGDTITVSSELKNIFDKKGGALEFVVMENSYTNQDGELMAQASVTLVYRNV comes from the coding sequence ATGTTAGATAAAACAAAAATAGGCCATCAATTTGAAAGCTTTAAGGTTGATGTTGAAAAAGGTCGATTAAAATTTTTCGCCAAATCAATCGGTGAAACTAATCCAATTTATATTGATGAAGAAGCGGCTATTGCCGCTGGTTACAAGTCTCTACCAGCTCCGCCTACATTCCCGTTCTCGTTAGATATGGAAGGTCCTGAGCTTTTACCTGTTATAGGTTTACTAAACCTTGATATCGGCCGTGTATTACATGGTACCCAAGAGTTCAACTATTTTGGCCAAATTCATGCCGGTGACACCATTACTGTCAGTTCAGAATTGAAAAATATTTTTGACAAAAAAGGTGGCGCTCTTGAGTTTGTAGTTATGGAAAATAGCTACACAAACCAAGACGGTGAGTTAATGGCGCAAGCAAGTGTAACACTTGTGTACCGTAACGTTTAA